From Pseudoalteromonas sp. DL-6, one genomic window encodes:
- the hutI gene encoding imidazolonepropionase, translated as MQATESTEQLNDIDLLLTDANIATMDSNIDAPYGAIENAALAIKNGKIVWLGEQTELPDFDVLATPILSVKGQWLTPGLIDCHTHLVFAGSRAQEFEQRLQGVSYQQIAAQGGGIASTVKATREADHEQLFVAAKERLNALLAEGVTTVEIKSGYGLDIENEKKILEVARLLNQHHPIEIINTFLGAHALPLEFKNRSDDYIDLVCNEMLNTLVKHHLVDAVDVFCEDIGFSYAQTQRVFDAAKKLGLAIKCHAEQLSNQQGAALVAQYNGLSADHLEYLDEAGVKAMANAGTVAVLLPGAFYFLKETKYPPIELLNKYKVPIAIASDFNPGTSPLCSLQLMMNMACTLFNFTPEQALMGVTAHGAQALGFTDRGVLKVGARADIAHWQIEHPAQLSYQFGVNKLLNLWILGKLS; from the coding sequence ATGCAAGCTACAGAATCCACAGAGCAATTAAATGATATCGATTTACTGCTCACCGATGCCAATATTGCCACTATGGATAGCAACATTGATGCGCCTTATGGAGCGATAGAAAATGCGGCTTTAGCAATTAAAAATGGCAAAATAGTATGGCTAGGTGAACAAACTGAGTTACCTGATTTTGATGTGTTAGCCACTCCGATATTAAGTGTCAAAGGGCAGTGGTTAACGCCTGGCTTAATTGATTGTCATACTCACTTAGTGTTTGCCGGTTCTCGTGCACAGGAGTTTGAGCAGCGTTTGCAGGGAGTGAGTTATCAGCAAATTGCTGCGCAAGGGGGCGGAATTGCAAGTACCGTAAAAGCAACCCGAGAGGCTGATCATGAACAACTGTTTGTAGCCGCAAAAGAACGTTTAAATGCACTGTTAGCAGAAGGCGTAACTACAGTTGAAATTAAGTCAGGGTATGGGCTTGATATCGAAAATGAGAAAAAAATATTAGAGGTGGCTAGGCTGTTAAACCAACATCATCCAATTGAAATAATTAACACCTTTTTAGGCGCGCATGCATTACCTTTAGAGTTTAAAAATCGCAGTGACGATTATATAGATTTAGTGTGTAATGAAATGCTTAACACCCTTGTCAAACATCACTTAGTGGATGCGGTTGACGTGTTTTGTGAGGATATTGGCTTTAGTTATGCGCAAACGCAGCGAGTATTTGATGCGGCTAAAAAGCTGGGGTTAGCAATTAAGTGTCATGCTGAGCAGTTATCCAATCAACAAGGTGCTGCGCTGGTGGCGCAATATAATGGTTTGTCGGCCGATCATTTGGAATATCTTGATGAAGCCGGTGTTAAAGCTATGGCAAATGCAGGTACTGTGGCGGTATTACTGCCCGGTGCTTTTTATTTTTTAAAAGAAACGAAATACCCTCCGATTGAACTGTTAAATAAATACAAGGTTCCCATCGCAATTGCCAGTGATTTTAACCCCGGCACATCACCGTTATGTTCTTTGCAATTAATGATGAATATGGCTTGTACATTATTTAATTTTACTCCAGAGCAAGCATTAATGGGAGTCACTGCACACGGAGCTCAGGCTCTTGGTTTTACTGATAGAGGCGTATTAAAAGTAGGTGCTCGCGCTGATATAGCACATTGGCAAATTGAGCATCCAGCACAATTAAGTTATCAGTTTGGGGTAAATAAACTGTTAAATCTATGGATATTGGGTAAACTTAGCTAA
- a CDS encoding GGDEF domain-containing phosphodiesterase, producing the protein MDGTLLSYSNLAIFLSGALLMAMVAALLTVKSNVMRLSFLCTGLIGLAMVSTAIPWFAVLLALGFGFHLYQANLLKQKAPLLISACATGLLVLLLAGHLFFALHLAWLLIPILLLSSSDFLIDNTLQVAPSLKPQTEPEVYVENSPLASFPDKQQLRQKYNELSNEDSLVAALIVLRLEGFAQVNQHIGRDFGDLLLSQSANRIKDLLDSDEVFYLAEHAKLAHLGGLNFAFICDLQSHNHLHQQLIKQIIGATLKPFNVANCTIEVKVRASYVHCDQQSSSFDDLISHAYLALDSQPAKQIVAYHQQMTIEHLEQQSRLTELANINFADEFELFFQPVIRNDDGQIEFLELLLRWQHPTQGTLSASRFINDIRIAGLGYSLATFVIERAGELAMALRMEGMSVPLSVNLFGPEMLNEEFVDFVYGIIGEHQLRPGDLILECPLHIFTSLDDKGRAMIARLNSLGLKVCVDGLGDNPVLLSKLPSLAVEYIKVSPALTADFSNQNNIRSLVSGMVEMHNQQQTKVIFEGVETLDQLKFVKSLKAYASQGYYFGHPLSSLGLMSWFKQWLEAQEL; encoded by the coding sequence ATGGATGGAACGCTATTGAGCTACAGCAATTTAGCTATTTTTTTAAGTGGTGCACTTTTAATGGCAATGGTTGCTGCGTTGTTAACCGTTAAAAGTAACGTAATGAGGCTCAGCTTTTTATGCACTGGGCTGATTGGTTTAGCTATGGTGAGTACTGCGATACCTTGGTTTGCTGTGCTATTGGCCCTAGGTTTTGGCTTTCATTTATATCAAGCGAATTTGCTAAAACAAAAAGCACCGTTACTTATCAGTGCCTGTGCCACAGGATTACTTGTTTTATTATTGGCAGGTCATCTCTTTTTTGCGCTGCACTTGGCATGGCTACTCATTCCAATTTTACTGCTTAGTAGCAGTGATTTTTTAATAGATAATACGCTGCAGGTTGCTCCATCTTTAAAGCCACAAACTGAGCCTGAGGTGTATGTTGAAAACTCACCTTTAGCCAGCTTCCCTGATAAACAACAGTTACGTCAAAAATATAATGAACTAAGCAATGAAGATTCATTAGTCGCAGCACTTATAGTATTAAGGCTCGAAGGCTTTGCCCAAGTTAATCAACATATTGGTCGAGATTTTGGTGATTTATTATTATCGCAGTCAGCAAATAGAATAAAAGATTTATTAGATAGCGATGAAGTGTTTTATCTTGCTGAGCACGCTAAATTAGCGCATTTGGGTGGGTTAAACTTTGCATTTATTTGTGATTTACAGAGCCATAATCATTTACATCAACAGCTTATAAAGCAAATTATTGGTGCTACTTTAAAGCCCTTTAATGTAGCTAATTGCACAATTGAAGTAAAAGTAAGAGCCAGTTATGTACACTGTGATCAACAAAGCAGCAGCTTTGATGATCTAATTAGTCATGCTTACCTAGCACTTGATAGTCAGCCAGCTAAACAAATAGTAGCTTATCATCAGCAAATGACGATTGAGCATTTAGAGCAGCAATCGCGATTAACTGAGTTGGCGAATATCAACTTTGCTGATGAGTTCGAACTGTTTTTTCAACCGGTTATTCGAAATGACGATGGTCAAATTGAATTTTTAGAGTTGTTGTTACGTTGGCAGCATCCAACCCAAGGGACTTTATCGGCGAGTCGGTTTATTAACGATATTAGAATTGCAGGGCTTGGTTATTCTCTCGCGACCTTTGTTATTGAACGAGCAGGTGAATTGGCCATGGCACTTCGTATGGAAGGAATGTCGGTGCCTTTAAGTGTTAACTTATTTGGCCCAGAAATGCTCAACGAAGAGTTTGTTGATTTTGTTTATGGAATTATCGGTGAACATCAACTCAGGCCAGGTGATTTAATTCTAGAGTGCCCGCTACACATTTTTACTAGCCTAGATGATAAAGGTAGAGCCATGATTGCAAGGCTTAACAGTTTAGGCTTAAAAGTGTGCGTTGATGGTTTGGGTGATAATCCCGTATTGCTTTCTAAGTTACCTAGTTTAGCGGTGGAGTATATTAAAGTATCGCCTGCATTAACTGCAGACTTTAGTAATCAAAATAATATACGTAGTTTAGTAAGTGGTATGGTTGAAATGCATAACCAGCAACAAACGAAAGTTATTTTTGAAGGGGTCGAGACACTGGATCAACTAAAATTTGTGAAAAGCCTAAAAGCCTATGCTTCACAGGGTTACTATTTTGGACATCCATTGAGCAGTTTAGGGTTAATGAGTTGGTTTAAGCAATGGTTAGAAGCACAAGAACTTTAA
- the hutC gene encoding histidine utilization repressor, producing the protein MPTPKFTQIKQFIVDKIRSGLWLENQRVPSENELAKQFTVSRMTARRALSELTDAGILTRSQGLGTFVASFKSQSSLLEIKNIANEVKERNGNYSCTVQVLESINAVAPIAIALGVEVDSVVYRSVIIHNENDSPLQVEERFVNPPLAKDYLQQDFTALTPHEYLSTVAPLTQARHTVEAITPSSEMCQWLNLYNEEPCLQVIRRTWSVNGIVSFARLISPGSKYRLGGQLTFKNNNKSA; encoded by the coding sequence ATGCCAACACCTAAGTTTACGCAAATAAAGCAGTTTATTGTGGACAAAATACGCAGCGGACTTTGGCTTGAAAACCAACGCGTACCCTCAGAAAATGAACTAGCAAAACAGTTTACGGTAAGCAGAATGACCGCACGTCGAGCTCTCAGTGAGCTCACTGATGCGGGCATTTTAACTCGTAGCCAAGGGTTAGGCACGTTTGTAGCAAGCTTCAAATCACAGTCGTCATTACTTGAAATTAAAAACATCGCCAATGAAGTAAAAGAGCGAAACGGAAACTACAGCTGCACAGTGCAAGTATTGGAATCAATTAATGCCGTCGCGCCAATTGCAATTGCTTTAGGTGTGGAGGTAGATAGCGTGGTATATCGCAGTGTCATTATTCATAACGAAAACGACAGCCCCTTACAAGTCGAAGAGCGCTTTGTAAATCCGCCCCTTGCAAAAGATTATTTACAACAAGATTTTACCGCCCTTACCCCACACGAATACTTATCAACAGTTGCCCCTTTAACACAAGCAAGGCACACGGTAGAGGCTATTACACCAAGCAGTGAAATGTGCCAATGGCTTAACTTATATAATGAAGAGCCCTGTTTACAAGTAATACGCCGTACTTGGTCGGTAAACGGAATTGTAAGCTTTGCACGACTTATATCGCCGGGCAGTAAGTATCGCTTAGGCGGACAATTAACATTTAAAAATAATAATAAAAGCGCATAA